From a single Bacillus pumilus genomic region:
- the typA gene encoding translational GTPase TypA, protein MKLRKDLRNIAIIAHVDHGKTTLVDQLLHQAGTFRANENIAERAMDSNDLERERGITILAKNTAIHYKDTRINILDTPGHADFGGEVERIMKMVDGVLLVVDAYEGCMPQTRFVLKKALEQNLTPIVVVNKIDRDFARPAEVVDEVIDLFIELDATEEQLEFPVVYASAINGTASNDASKQDENMESLFEAIVNHIPCPIDNHEEPLQFQVALLDYNDYVGRIGIGRVFRGTMQVGQQVALMKVDGSVKQFRVTKIFGFQGLKRVEINEAKAGDLVAVSGMEDINVGETVCPVEQQEALPILRIDEPTLQMTFVVNNSPFAGREGKYVTSRKIEERLEQQLQTDVSLRVDPTDSPDAWVVSGRGELHLSILIENMRREGFELQVSKPEVIVKEVDGVRCEPVERVQIDVPEEHTGSVMESMGARKGEMIDMINNGNGQVRLIFTVPSRGLIGYTTEFLSLTRGFGILNHTFDSYQPMQSGQVGGRRQGVLVSMETGKATAYGIQGVEERGVIFVEPGTEVYQGMIVGEHNRENDLVVNVSRMKQQTNVRSATKDQTVSMKKPRIMSLEESLEYLNEDEYCEVTPESIRLRKKILDKNEREKSAKKKKLAGLS, encoded by the coding sequence GTGAAACTTCGAAAAGACCTTCGCAACATCGCAATTATTGCCCACGTTGACCATGGTAAAACGACGCTTGTTGACCAATTGCTCCATCAAGCTGGTACTTTCCGTGCGAATGAAAATATCGCTGAGAGAGCCATGGATTCAAATGATTTAGAGCGAGAGCGCGGTATTACAATTTTAGCTAAAAATACTGCGATCCATTATAAAGATACACGCATTAATATTTTAGATACACCAGGACACGCCGATTTCGGTGGTGAAGTTGAGCGTATCATGAAAATGGTAGATGGTGTACTTCTCGTTGTGGATGCTTATGAAGGCTGTATGCCTCAAACACGCTTTGTGCTGAAAAAAGCACTTGAGCAAAACTTAACACCAATTGTTGTTGTCAATAAAATTGACCGCGACTTTGCTCGTCCAGCTGAAGTAGTCGATGAAGTCATTGACTTGTTCATTGAATTGGATGCTACTGAAGAACAGCTTGAATTCCCAGTTGTATATGCATCAGCGATCAATGGTACAGCAAGTAATGATGCGAGCAAGCAAGATGAAAACATGGAATCATTATTCGAAGCCATTGTTAACCATATCCCTTGCCCAATTGACAACCATGAAGAGCCGCTTCAATTCCAAGTGGCACTACTTGATTACAATGATTATGTTGGAAGAATTGGAATTGGTCGTGTATTCAGAGGAACAATGCAAGTTGGACAACAAGTAGCCTTGATGAAGGTTGATGGCAGTGTGAAACAATTCCGTGTGACGAAGATTTTTGGTTTCCAAGGGTTAAAACGAGTGGAAATCAACGAAGCGAAAGCTGGAGATCTAGTCGCTGTATCTGGAATGGAAGACATCAACGTAGGGGAAACGGTTTGCCCAGTAGAACAACAAGAGGCACTTCCAATCCTTCGTATTGATGAACCGACACTTCAAATGACGTTTGTTGTAAACAACAGCCCATTTGCAGGTCGTGAAGGTAAATACGTGACATCACGTAAAATTGAAGAGCGTTTAGAGCAGCAGCTTCAAACAGACGTCAGCCTTCGCGTAGATCCAACAGATTCACCTGATGCTTGGGTTGTATCTGGACGCGGCGAGCTTCACTTATCCATTCTCATTGAGAATATGAGACGTGAAGGATTCGAATTACAAGTATCGAAGCCAGAAGTTATTGTAAAAGAAGTTGATGGTGTTCGATGTGAGCCTGTTGAGCGCGTTCAAATTGATGTACCAGAAGAGCATACAGGCTCTGTCATGGAATCAATGGGCGCGAGAAAAGGTGAAATGATTGACATGATCAATAACGGTAATGGTCAAGTTCGCCTGATCTTTACAGTGCCATCACGTGGGTTAATCGGATATACAACTGAATTTCTTTCATTAACTCGTGGTTTTGGTATTTTAAACCACACGTTTGACAGCTACCAGCCAATGCAGTCTGGCCAAGTTGGCGGACGCCGTCAAGGTGTACTTGTTTCAATGGAAACAGGTAAAGCAACTGCTTACGGAATCCAAGGCGTTGAAGAGCGCGGTGTGATCTTCGTTGAGCCAGGTACTGAAGTATACCAAGGGATGATTGTTGGTGAGCATAACCGTGAGAACGACCTTGTTGTGAACGTAAGCCGTATGAAACAGCAAACAAACGTACGTTCAGCGACGAAAGATCAAACGGTGAGCATGAAAAAACCACGTATTATGTCACTTGAGGAATCTCTTGAGTACTTGAATGAAGACGAATACTGTGAGGTTACACCTGAATCAATTCGTCTAAGAAAGAAAATTCTAGATAAAAACGAACGTGAGAAATCAGCGAAGAAGAAAAAGCTAGCAGGATTATCTTAA
- a CDS encoding YlaH-like family protein, protein MLFRVDENPQTGMWLLYGTILVLAIIVFKLGFARRLPILKALVIYLFLIFGCTFLTFLGIFLPVAEGLVVAAAILIIYKIRLHRAKKEGTVNT, encoded by the coding sequence ATGCTGTTTCGTGTCGATGAAAATCCGCAAACAGGGATGTGGCTCCTATATGGTACCATCCTTGTTTTAGCGATTATTGTTTTTAAGCTCGGCTTTGCTAGACGTTTACCGATTTTAAAAGCGCTCGTGATTTACTTGTTTTTGATTTTTGGCTGCACGTTTCTCACATTTCTAGGAATTTTCTTGCCAGTAGCAGAAGGTCTAGTCGTGGCAGCTGCCATTTTGATTATTTATAAAATACGGCTGCATCGTGCGAAAAAAGAAGGAACAGTGAATACGTAA
- a CDS encoding YlaI family protein, which yields MRVKCSLCEKLETIDDDTLVAKRLRNRPIHTYMCDDCQERIKVKTEARIKTGRFSLYQDPATKEKKKKKGKKEQKI from the coding sequence ATGAGAGTGAAGTGCTCATTATGTGAAAAGCTTGAAACCATTGATGATGATACACTCGTTGCTAAGCGGTTAAGAAATCGACCGATTCATACATATATGTGCGATGACTGTCAGGAACGCATTAAAGTAAAGACAGAAGCACGCATCAAAACTGGCAGATTCTCTCTTTATCAAGATCCTGCGACGAAAGAAAAAAAGAAGAAAAAAGGAAAAAAAGAACAAAAGATATAA
- a CDS encoding YhcN/YlaJ family sporulation lipoprotein, with translation MRLFLTLFMIQAIMLLGACQQQEKPEALDKQDGRQHVVRVSDSSKKKTNEARPSTDVAEHLVKVTEHVADVNDATAIVIGRYAVVGIDVKDDLDRSKVETIKYSVAKALKNDPEGANAVVVADPDTVSRLKEMGKEIQAGRPVSGIMDELAAIVGRVMPEMPRNEIDRHETDPTNEPNDQLKQNDQKQLDEHQNDQSNHHMNQKK, from the coding sequence ATGCGACTATTTTTGACATTATTCATGATTCAAGCCATCATGCTGTTGGGTGCTTGCCAGCAGCAGGAAAAGCCAGAAGCACTGGACAAGCAAGATGGACGCCAGCATGTAGTACGGGTATCAGACTCTTCAAAGAAAAAGACCAACGAGGCCCGCCCATCCACAGATGTTGCCGAGCATCTTGTCAAAGTGACAGAGCACGTAGCAGATGTCAATGATGCTACAGCGATCGTCATTGGCCGCTATGCAGTTGTAGGGATTGATGTAAAAGATGATTTAGATAGGAGTAAAGTAGAAACGATTAAATATTCAGTTGCAAAAGCGCTGAAAAATGATCCAGAAGGTGCAAATGCTGTTGTAGTCGCTGATCCAGATACAGTCAGCCGATTAAAAGAAATGGGCAAAGAAATTCAAGCAGGCCGCCCTGTAAGTGGCATTATGGATGAACTAGCTGCCATTGTCGGCCGCGTGATGCCGGAGATGCCGAGAAATGAAATTGATCGTCACGAAACAGATCCGACAAATGAACCAAATGATCAGCTCAAACAAAACGATCAAAAGCAGTTAGACGAACACCAAAACGATCAATCAAACCATCATATGAATCAGAAAAAATAA
- a CDS encoding PhoH family protein — translation MSKIYVLDTNVLLQDPNSIFSFEDNEVVIPAVVLEEVDSKKRYMDEVGQNARRVSRLIDGLRSKGKLHEKITLESKGTLRIELNHRSFHELQEIFIEKTNDNRILAVAKNLSLEEETKPHGRPVILVSKDVLVRVKADAIGLQAEDFLSDRVLQNEDIDNGYHELYIPTEQLNTFYKQNQLPIKDVTSAPFHPHQFVIMKGNEGGSALGILDQKAEHVKRLVYDQEHIWGIRPKNVQQTMALELLLRRDIPLVTLIGKAGTGKTLLALAAGLMQTEDLGMFKKLIVARSIVPVGKDLGYLPGEKEEKLRPWMQPIYDNLEFLFNTKKPGELDAILAGIGSIQVEALTYIRGRSIPDQFIIIDEAQNLTKHEVKTLLTRVGEGSKIVLMGDPEQIDHPYLDSLNNGLTYVIERFKGQQISGHVKLVKGERSGLAQLAADLL, via the coding sequence CTGAGTAAAATTTATGTATTAGACACAAATGTGTTATTACAGGATCCGAATTCAATCTTTTCATTTGAAGACAATGAGGTCGTCATTCCGGCCGTTGTGTTAGAAGAAGTAGACTCGAAAAAGAGATATATGGACGAGGTTGGGCAAAATGCCCGGCGCGTCTCACGTTTAATCGATGGCTTGAGATCAAAAGGGAAACTGCATGAAAAAATCACGCTTGAGTCAAAAGGGACGCTGCGCATTGAACTGAATCACCGCTCTTTCCACGAGCTTCAAGAAATTTTTATTGAAAAAACGAACGATAATCGGATTTTGGCTGTCGCGAAAAATTTGAGCTTAGAGGAAGAAACAAAGCCTCATGGCAGGCCTGTCATTTTGGTCAGCAAGGATGTCTTAGTGCGGGTAAAGGCGGATGCGATAGGGCTTCAAGCAGAAGATTTCTTAAGTGACCGTGTCCTGCAAAATGAAGACATTGATAATGGCTATCATGAGCTCTATATTCCGACGGAGCAATTAAATACATTTTATAAGCAAAATCAATTACCAATAAAAGATGTCACGAGTGCACCTTTTCATCCTCATCAATTTGTCATCATGAAGGGAAATGAAGGCGGTTCTGCTTTAGGAATACTTGATCAAAAAGCAGAGCACGTGAAACGGCTCGTTTATGATCAAGAACATATTTGGGGAATCCGTCCAAAAAATGTCCAGCAGACAATGGCACTAGAGCTGCTTTTACGCCGTGACATTCCGCTTGTGACGCTGATCGGAAAAGCGGGGACGGGCAAAACATTGCTTGCACTTGCTGCCGGATTAATGCAGACAGAAGATCTTGGCATGTTTAAAAAATTGATCGTGGCACGCTCAATCGTGCCTGTTGGGAAAGACTTAGGCTACTTGCCGGGAGAAAAGGAAGAAAAGCTCAGACCATGGATGCAGCCGATCTATGACAACCTGGAGTTTTTATTTAATACAAAAAAGCCTGGTGAGCTTGATGCGATTTTGGCTGGAATTGGATCTATTCAAGTCGAAGCATTAACGTATATCCGGGGGAGAAGCATTCCTGATCAATTTATCATCATTGACGAGGCGCAGAATTTAACAAAACACGAGGTGAAAACATTATTAACGCGAGTCGGAGAGGGAAGTAAAATTGTGCTGATGGGAGATCCAGAGCAGATTGACCATCCTTATTTAGACAGCTTAAATAATGGGCTTACGTATGTGATCGAACGGTTCAAAGGGCAGCAAATATCGGGACATGTCAAGCTTGTCAAAGGAGAAAGGTCTGGACTAGCACAGCTTGCCGCTGATTTGCTATAG
- a CDS encoding peptidyl-prolyl cis-trans isomerase, whose amino-acid sequence MSIIQIKGNVQYKITIDPSVWIFDDRKFLMDSFFEKSAANEENELDQELDQERVIREGQTLPPTLKTEKKYEKERLVTGSFGMKLGDMLNNAKPLEHADTCEFITNTGTIAVPLSQAVESIAHFSQNGKPITEEGPIHVYFADQSNLTQPIKGVKEMIIT is encoded by the coding sequence ATGAGCATCATTCAAATCAAGGGGAACGTACAATACAAGATCACCATTGATCCAAGTGTATGGATTTTTGATGACCGTAAATTTTTAATGGATTCATTCTTTGAAAAAAGTGCAGCAAACGAAGAGAATGAACTAGATCAGGAGCTTGACCAAGAGCGGGTTATAAGAGAGGGTCAAACACTTCCACCTACATTAAAAACAGAGAAGAAGTATGAAAAGGAAAGACTCGTCACAGGCAGCTTCGGGATGAAGCTTGGCGACATGCTGAATAATGCTAAACCGCTTGAACATGCGGATACATGCGAATTCATCACAAATACAGGCACGATTGCTGTGCCGCTTTCTCAAGCAGTGGAGAGCATAGCTCATTTCAGCCAAAATGGTAAGCCTATCACAGAAGAAGGACCCATCCACGTCTATTTCGCGGATCAGTCCAACCTCACTCAGCCAATAAAAGGTGTCAAAGAGATGATCATTACATAA
- the glsA gene encoding glutaminase A yields MACRDNEELQRFVEEAKKVAKDGKVASYIPALGKADQTDLSVAVYHVSNTCHSAGDVDKRFTLQSISKVLALALVLSEEGPKKVFQFVGQEPTGDPFNSMIKLETASPNKPLNPMINAGALAVTSLIRGATPQDQLNRLLGFIRELANDKSITYCKETAASEFETSMINRAMCYYMKQYHIIRGNVEEVMDVYTKQCAIMMNSLDLAKIACVFSLDGRHPETGKQILSKDVARICKTFMVTCGMYNASGEFAINIGIPAKSGVSGGIMGAAPYDFGIGIFGPALDDKGNSIAGIKLLELMSEKYEMSIF; encoded by the coding sequence ATGGCATGTCGCGACAATGAAGAGCTTCAGCGATTTGTAGAAGAAGCAAAAAAAGTGGCCAAAGACGGTAAAGTAGCATCCTATATTCCCGCTCTCGGCAAAGCGGATCAGACGGATTTATCTGTGGCTGTGTATCATGTAAGTAATACGTGTCACTCGGCAGGAGATGTAGATAAGCGGTTTACCCTTCAAAGCATTTCAAAAGTATTGGCACTTGCGCTCGTGCTTTCAGAAGAAGGGCCAAAAAAAGTTTTTCAATTTGTTGGACAAGAACCAACAGGTGACCCGTTTAATTCGATGATCAAACTGGAGACAGCAAGCCCAAATAAGCCGCTGAATCCAATGATTAATGCTGGAGCGCTGGCAGTCACGAGTTTGATCAGAGGAGCGACTCCGCAAGATCAGCTGAACCGTTTGCTTGGCTTCATTAGAGAGCTTGCAAATGACAAAAGCATTACATACTGCAAGGAAACAGCTGCATCTGAATTTGAAACATCTATGATTAACCGAGCGATGTGCTATTATATGAAGCAATATCATATTATTAGAGGGAACGTAGAAGAAGTCATGGACGTCTATACGAAGCAATGTGCCATCATGATGAACAGCTTGGATTTGGCGAAAATTGCTTGCGTTTTTTCATTAGACGGAAGGCATCCAGAGACAGGAAAGCAGATTCTTTCGAAAGATGTCGCTAGAATTTGTAAAACCTTTATGGTGACGTGCGGAATGTACAATGCAAGCGGAGAATTTGCCATTAACATCGGAATTCCTGCTAAAAGCGGTGTCTCAGGCGGGATTATGGGTGCGGCACCATATGATTTTGGGATCGGTATATTCGGACCTGCTTTGGATGATAAAGGAAATAGTATTGCTGGAATTAAGCTGCTTGAGCTTATGAGTGAAAAATATGAGATGAGTATCTTTTAA